A genomic stretch from Onychostoma macrolepis isolate SWU-2019 chromosome 02, ASM1243209v1, whole genome shotgun sequence includes:
- the LOC131528118 gene encoding E3 SUMO-protein ligase ZBED1-like has translation MATPRHIEIEDPPVTFTSPVWANFGFPVDYNNGNRVIDKTRVVCRKCFTKVAHTTGNTSNMQAHLRRHHPDIDISSTRKRPQKQETFPTAFRIKLQADSDRAQAITKAIGVFMALDMRPFSVVENDGFTHLLRVLEPRYQLPSRPHFSQNVLPQLYNKVRAKLVEDLSNAKFIALTTDGWTSRATQSFITITAHYITDNWVIANPVLQTRVVYESHTSDHLSEILQGAVAEWKIDRENATVPVTTDNAKNIVNAVKAAGFSPNIRCFAHTVNLASQRGMGVNQMSRLLGRVRKVVTFFHRSTTAAAVLKDKQEMLQLPTHKLIQDVPTRWNSSYDMLERYLEQQAAVFSALTDKNIKRNIKDIVTLSDEDVKVAENIVQVLKPLKTVTALLSTEQLPTVSMIMPLKHTILESMNVSCTDTAVVKDVKSAIVSDFTKRYSDSDSTLVQFLHMSTALDPRFKSLPFLEETTRSIVFNSLIEKILECHPSQAQASEEQSEVASSSDCDPPAKRAPIAELFGKLFPVETSTPASKSLSEMVKEEVQRYKEMATLQVESNPLAWWKDKESQFPHLARLAKCFLGVPATSVPSERALQQGTLLQHREQASHLRMWT, from the exons ATGGCAACTCCGCGGCATATTGAGATTGAAGACCCACCGGTCACATTTACGTCTCCTGTGTGGGCAAATTTTGGTTTTCCAGTGGACTACAACAATGGAAATCGTGTCATAGACAAAACGCGCGTCGTCTGTCGTAAGTGTTTCACAAAAGTTGCTCATACGACGGGAAACACTTCTAACATGCAAGCGCATCTCCGGAGACATCATCCCGACATTGATATCAGCAGCACACGTAAGAGACCTCAAAAACAGGAAACTTTTCCTACTGCCTTTAGAATTAAGCTACAGGCCGACTCAGACCGTGCTCAAGCAATTACCAAGGCGATTGGTGTTTTCATGGCGCTGGATATGCGCCCATTTTCAGTTGTTGAGAACGACGGATTCACGCATTTGCTACGTGTGTTAGAGCCCAGATATCAACTACCGAGCCGACCGCATTTTAGTCAGAATGTTTTGCCTCAACTTTACAACAAAGTGAGAGCCAAACTGGTGGAGGACCTGAGCAATGCAAAATTCATTGCTTTAACTACAGATGGGTGGACCTCCCGTGCAACTCAGTCCTTCATCACGATCACAGCGCACTATATTACCGACAACTGGGTAATTGCAAATCCCGTTCTCCAGACACGCGTGGTCTATGAAAGCCATACAAGTGATCATCTGTCGGAAATACTACAGGGAGCTGTAGCTGAGTGGAAAATTGACAGAGAAAACGCGACTGTTCCCGTCACAACAGACAACGCCAAAAATATAGTGAATGCAGTTAAAGCAGCCGGATTTTCACCAAACATTCGATGTTTTGCACACACTGTTAACCTGGCTTCACAACGGGGGATGGGCGTTAACCAGATGTCACGGCTTTTAGGCAGAGTGAGAAAAGTTGTCACTTTTTTCCATCGAAGCACTACTGCTGCAGCAGTGCTCAAGGACAAACAAGAGATGCTCCAACTGCCTACACACAAGCTGATCCAGGATGTCCCCACCAGGTGGAACTCAAGCTATGACATGCTTGAGCGCTACCTTGAACAGCAGGCTGCTGTTTTCTCAGCACTTACAGACAAGAATATTAAGAGGAACATTAAGGACATTGTTACTCTGTCTGATGAAGATGTAAAAGTAGCTGAGAACATTGTTCAGGTTCTCAAACCACTGAAAACGGTAACAGCTCTGTTGAGCACTGAACAGCTGCCAACCGTTTCAATGATAATGCCACTGAAACACACCATCCTGGAATCTATGAACGTGAGTTGCACAGATACAGCAGTTGTGAAAGATGTCAAATCTGCCATTGTGTCCGACTTCACCAAAAGATACTCAGACTCTGACTCAACACTTGTGCAGTTTCTTCATATGAGTACTGCACTTGACCCACGTTTTAAATCTCTGCCGTTTCTTGAAGAGACCACACGCAGCATCGTCTTCAACAGCCTGATAGAGAAGATTCTGGAATGCCATCCCTCACag GCCCAAGCCTCAGAGGAGCAGTCAGAAGTGGCATCCAGCAGTGATTGTGATCCTCCAGCCAAAAGAGCACCAATCGCGGAACTGTTTGGAAAGTTATTTCCAGTGGAGACGAGCACACCTGCATCCAAGTCTCTGTCTGAAATGGTGAAAGAGGAGGTGCAGCGTTACAAGGAAATGGCGACTCTTCAAGTGGAGTCAAATCCACTTGCATGGTGGAAGGACAAAGAGAGCCAGTTTCCCCATTTAGCCAGGTTGGCTAAATGCTTCCTTGGAGTCCCTGCAACATCAGTCCCCAGTGAGCGGGCTCTACAGCAGGGGACATTGTTACAGCACAGAGAGCAAGCCTCTCACCTGAGAATGTGGACATGA